tcctgggtctgagggaggagggtctgggggtctggactcctgggtctgagggaggaggagctggggtgtggactcctgggtctgaggaaggagaggctggggcctggactcctgggtctgagggaggaggggctgggggcctggactcctgggtctgagggaggaggagctggggtgtggactcctgggtctgagggaggaggagctggggtgtggattcctgggtctgagggaggaggggctggggtgtggactcctgggtctgagggaggaggggctgggggcccagGACTCCTGGGTCTAAGAGAGGagagggctgggggcctggattcctgggtctgagggaggaggggctgggggcccaggactcctgggtctgagggaggaggggctgggggcctggactcctaggtctgagggaggaggggcaggggcctggactcctgggtctgagggaggaggggctggggatctGGACTCCtaggtctgagggaggaggggctggggatctGGACTCCtaggtctgagggaggaggggctggggatctggactcctgggtctgaggaaggaggggctggggcctggactcctgggtctgagggaggaggggctgggggctcaggactcctgggtctgagggaggaggggactggggtcaggactcctgggtctgagggagggggatggggtctggactcctgggtcacTGAGGCCACCTACCATCTGGGCTCGTGGTAGTGCCCCAGCCAGAGACAGTACAGGTGGTTCCAGGGGGTTCACAGCGGGAGGGCAGCCTGACTTTCTTCACCGTGGATGACAGCCTGGCCGGGCCATTGAGCTTCACGAGCATGAGGTCATTAACATGGGTCTGTGTGGAGTAGCCAGGGTGGCGGAATGACCTCGAAGCCTTGATCCTCTGAGCTTTCCTGTCGCCCAGCGTATCACTGCCCAGGTGCACGGTGTAGTCACTGGGAGGAGAGAGTGACATTCGGAGATTCAGAAGAGACACTGTGACAGAGAGGGTGTGCAAAGACCCGAGGGtggggggacagagacccagagagaggaggcgggacagagacccagagagagagagggacagagacccagagagaggagggggacagagacccagagagaggagggggacagagacccagagagagagagggacagagacccagagagaggaggcgggacagagacccagagaggggagggggacagagacccagagagaggagggggggacagagacccagagagaggaggggggacagagacccagagagaggaggggggacagagacccagagagaggaggggggacagagacccagagagaggagggggacagagacccagagagaggaggggggacagagacccagagagaggaggggggacagagacccagagagaggacggggggacagagacccagagagagagagggacagagacccagagagaggagggggacagagacccagagagagagagggacagagacccagagagaggaggggggacagagacccagagagaggaggcgggacagagacccagagagagagagggacagagacccagagagaggaggcgggacagagacccagagagaggaggggggggacagagacccagagagaggaggcGGGACagggacccagagagagagagggacagagacccagagagaggaggggggacagagacccagagagaggagggggacagagacccagagagagagagggacagagacccagagagagggagacagagacccagagagagggagacagagacccagagagagggagacagagagccagagagaggaggacagagacccagagagaggaggggggacagagacccagagagagagagggacagagacccagagagaggaggacagagacccagagagagagagggacagagacccagagagaggagggggacagagacccagagagaggaggcgggacagagacccagagagaggaggggggacagagacccagagagagggagacagagacccagagagagggagacagagagccagagagaggaggacagagacccagagagaggaggggggacagagacccagagagaggagggacagagacccagagagaggaggggggacagagacccagagagaggaggggggacagagacccagagagaggagggggacagagacccagagagaggaggcgggacagagacccagagagagggagacagagagccagggagagaggaggcgggacagagacccagagagagggagacagagagccagggagagaggaggacagagacccagagagaggaggaTAGAGCcgtaggcacagaaagacagccgcccccgccccccacctctCCACAGGGAGTTGGAGATGCTGGCGCACCTCCAGCAGAGCCTTGGGCGGCACCTACTTCATCTTGCAGTGGGCGGCAGTCAGCACCCAGCGCTCATTGACCAGGACGCCTCCGCAGTGCAGCTGATTGCCACTGAGCAGGGCCACCTGCCATGGGTGGGAGCCTCTTGTACATGGGGCACCATCAATAATCTTGTCACCCTGGGCTGGATGGAGACATGGAGGAGCATGTGGGTAGCCAGCCTCAGGGGAGGGCTGAAGCTGCACCTCAGGGATTCCCAGAgtcagagatggagagagacagatggaAACGCGTggagaaatacagagaaagcaagagacagggatagagacagagaaggagcCCACTCAGAAACCCAGGAGGGGCATCGCATTGGGGGAACCACAGAGAGACACTGAGCAcaggaggcagggcctggagggGACAGAGACCCCTGaggcagcagaagcaggaagagcaggGGCTTCATCCGACAGTCTGGTCCTCCCAGGATGGAAGCTGTTTGAGGAGGGAGGGGTTCTGACTCAGGGACTCCTTGGAGAGGGTCAGTGGGGGCCCCGAGGTGAGGTCAAGCTTCCCAGTCCAGTTTTCACCTTCTTGTCCGGCAGTTCCCAGGGCTAACGATAGCAGTAGGATCTGCAGGGGCAGGAGAAGGGATCCTGCCATGGTGCCCTGCTGAGCCGCTCAGGGGCTGCAAGGCGAGGAAGGGCCTCTCCTGCTGGAGCTGAGAAGGAGAAGGCAATtcaggcccagcccctcctccctcagacccagaaaTTTCTCTGGCCTCTCCTTCCTCACACTCAGAACTCCGGACCCctaacctcctcctccctcagacccaggggtccagACCCTCAtcgccctcctccctcagacctaGGAGTCCAGGTCCCAGTCCCTCCTCTCAGAACCAGGAGTCCAGACTCTCAGCCTCTCTTCCCTCAGACCctggagtccaggcccccagcccctcctccctcagacccaaaAGTCCTGTTCTTCAGACCCCTAGAGAGCCAGGAATCTAGGCTCCGATCTTGCTCCTCCCTATGGAACCCAAACTTCTGAGTCCGTAGTTCCTTTTTCCCTAAAAGGCCCCAAACTGCAGACTTCCAGGCCCTCACTGCTCAGGACCGGGAGTCCAGGCTGCAGGCCCTGCCTCTCGGGAGCAGAGTCAGGCTCGGAGCCAGCATCGCCCCCTCCCCTACAGGTACACCCTTGATGAAGCCTCTTCTCACCTCGAGAGGATCTGATGTGATCCAAGTTCGGACTTGGGCTGGCACACAGCTGGGCTCCAAGATCCCCAGCCGTCTGCTGGGCGGTCCTCTTATACCAGCCCCCGCCCCACGCCCGGCCCCAGTGCCCTGGGGTGCAGGCAGAGCTGACTCTGGGACACCCCCGCCTGCTTTTGCGGTTCTGGCTATCTGGAACCCCTGACGCAGCGAGAGCaattggcaccactgcactctatctcCACCCTCCCTCCGAAGGACGGGCGGTGCCCAGCTCCTGCGCCCCCGCACGTTCCAGTCCCACAGTCCCTCCTGGCGGCTCTCAGGGGAGGCACCCGGTGCGCTGGGTCTGAGGGGCAGGAGCGGGATTCAAGGACCGGCTGAGCTCAGGGAATAGGCTCTGGCTGAGTCCTTTGGGGcctctcctgtctcagcgtccGGAGTGATtggattctctttcttttctttctttctttctttctttctttctttctttctttctttctttctttctttctttctttctttctttcttttttctttctttctttctttctttctttctttctttctttctttctttctttctttctttctttctttctctctttctgtctttctttccatctttctttcttttctttctttctttcttctttctttctttctttcttttctttctctcttctttctttaattctttcttttctttctttcttctttttttcttttctttctttctttctttctttctttctttctttcttctttctttctttctttctttctttctttctttctttctttctttctttctttctttctttcttccttccttccttccttccttccttccttccttccttccttccttccttccttccttctttcttttcttcctctttctttctttctttctttctttctttctttctttctttctttctttctttctttctttctttctctcttcctctctctctctctctctctctctttctttcccttccttccttccttccttctctttctttttttttggacggagtctctatcaccaggctggagtgctgtggtatgatttaggcaacctctgtctcctgggttcaagcgattcttctgcctcagcctcccgagtagctgggattacaggcatgcaccaccactcccagattttttgtatatttagtagagacagggtttcaccatgttggccaggatggtctcgatctcccaacctcatgatccgcccacctcggccccccaaagggctgggattacaggcatgagccaccgcgcccagcttctgGGGTTGTTTTCTTGCCCTCACCCCCTCTCAGGGGTGGCCTAGACCCTGCATCCTAATTCTGGCCTGCCTGTGGGAACTTGTCCAAGCTGATCCCAGTCGTGCCTGTAAGCCTGAACCCATTCCCAACTCTAATAGAAAGGTGTAAGTTAAAAATAACGCTTTCCCTAACTCTACCCCACTAATATTTGCCCTATTTAGGATCTATGTCCTCATGGTCATTTTAATCATGTTATACATAGATttctttgtatattatttatttataacaaaaatgtCTGTACTAAACATTATCTAATAGAACCTTTTCTTAGGGCttcatttatgaatttattaagcaaatatttatttttcttttttttaacttttaagttcggGGGTACATGGGTAGGATGTGCCGGTTTGTTGCCTAGGTAAATATgcatcatgggggtttgttacacagattatttaatcacccaggtattaagcctagtacccattagttatttttttctgatgctctccttcctcccaccctccaccctctcataggccccagtgtgtatacccaaaggagtataaatcatccTGTTTAAAAACACATGCgcatatatgttcattgtagcactattcacaatagcgaagacatggaatcaacctaaatgttcatcagtaataaactggattaagaaaatgtggtacatatacaccatggaatactatgtagccataaaaaagaacaagatcatgtcctttgcagggacatggatggagctggaggccattacccttacaaaccaatgcaggaacagaaaaccaaatgtggCAACTTGctacttacaagtgggagctaaatgatgagactacatggacacatggaggagaagaacctttcttctttttatttatttatttatttatttttattttttattttttatttttttttgagacggagtctcgctctgtcacccaggttggagtgcagtggcacgatctcggctcactgcaagctccgcctcctgggttcacgccattctcctgcctcagcctcctgagtagctgggactacaggcgcccgccaccgcgcccggctaattttttgtatttttagtagagacggggtttcaccgtggcctcgatctcctgaccttgtgatctacccgcctcggcctcccaaagtgctggaattacaggcgtgagccaccgcgcccggcccttttttttttttttaagatggaatatggctctgtcacccaggctggagtgcaatggcatgatcttggctcactgcaacctccgcttcccgggttcaagtgattcttctgcctcagtgtcctgagtagctgggattacaggtgtgcaccactatgcccaactaatttttgtatttttagtagagatgggatttcaccatgttggtcaggctgctctccaactcctaacctcaggtaatccaccggcctcggcctcccaaagtgctgggattacaggcctgagccaccgcgcccagccgaggatttttgctaaatgagtagattatagctgctcttgccacagGGGAGAAAaatgggtaactatgtgagatgatggatatgttaatttgttcaGCTATAGTAATCATTGTACTATGTATATACATCACATTCAATcatattgtacactttaaatatacgcaataacatttattttttagtacatttagattgctttttcttcctttataatgGTTATGTAATATTCCATACTATGCTTGTATCATGGTGCATGTCATCTGCCTCAAATTGAAATACATTTGGAtagttttaattataataatgcGGAGATGAACTTCTTTGTACATTCATCTTCGTTCATTGTATTCATTCAAACAACATccattgagcatctactctgtgccagaaaCTATTCAGGCTCTCAGAGACACAGCAGTGATaaaacagatagaaaatattCCTGTCTTCATAGAGGCTCTTGTTTTGGACTGTCAGGTCAGTacaaaaataagcatataaaatgtAGAGTTTGTTAGGTGGTTGTAAGTGCTATGAGGGAAAATCTAAGCAAGGAAGAGGGTTGGGGAGTTACTGACTCCCTCTACCCTCAAGGATTCCTGAGGTTATGATATCGGGAAGGTTGGTTGGAAAGACCCCATGggaaggtgatatttgagcaaaaTTTTGAAGGAGATGGTGGAGGGATCCAGGTGGCTGCTTGAAGGTAGTGAGTTCCAGGCAAAGCGAGCAggtcagtgtgttagccagggaGCATGTCTGAAGTGCCCCAGCAGACAAACCACTGCGACCAGAACAGAGTGACCAAAGGAGATGGGGGCAGGTGATGAGGCCAGAAATATAACAGGACTCTGATGACATGGGGTCTGAAAGGtctttggcttttattttgaGTAAGACAGGAACCATTGTTGGACACACTCCTAAAGTTAGAATTGACCTCAACCTCTAAATTAGATCCCCAAAATGGGATTTATTCCTCTACCCCGGACCTAAACCTTATCTCAATCCTGACCCCTaactcaaatctttttttttttttttttttttttttttttttttgtcttttgagatggagttt
The sequence above is drawn from the Macaca thibetana thibetana isolate TM-01 chromosome 19, ASM2454274v1, whole genome shotgun sequence genome and encodes:
- the KLK7 gene encoding kallikrein-7 gives rise to the protein MAGSLLLPLQILLLSLALGTAGQEAQGDKIIDGAPCTRGSHPWQVALLSGNQLHCGGVLVNERWVLTAAHCKMNDYTVHLGSDTLGDRKAQRIKASRSFRHPGYSTQTHVNDLMLVKLNGPARLSSTVKKVRLPSRCEPPGTTCTVSGWGTTTSPDVTFPSDLMCVDVKLISSQDCTKVYKDMLGNSMLCAGIPNSKKNACNGDSGGPLVCRGTLQGLVSWGTFPCGQPNDPGVYTQVCKFTKWINDTIKKHR